GATTTATACCAACAAATCTCTTTGTATTTTGTTTGGAATTTCcattctttaaatactcGTGAAGCTTTGAAATGTATCTTGTTGTCACATGTCTATGCACAACAGAATGATGATCAACCTTTACTTCTTGTATTGAATGGTTTGATGGGCTCGTTTTTCACTTTCTTGAAACCTAAAACCATTAAAATTTCTCATTCTCAAGAttacaatttatttttaaccTGTTTTgcatttgattttttcgCTAATGACCCCTTGCATGATTTGAACTTGGATCTCAATAAGATAAATGGGATGTTTTTAAGAACTCATCGTGCTCCAGATGAATCAGATACCGATACGGTATTGTCCcatttattcaattcttcaCCTTTATTTCGAATCattcaaatcaaatttaacattttcaaaaataaattaacttTACTTAGTGGGTTGAATGAATTGTTAAGAATCAAATCTCTTTATAATTTGACCGATCATGAATCAGATTATAAAGatgtatattataaattgtattatttggatACGTTAATCACTTTACAAcgattattaattatccATTGGAATTACACTCCATCCAAAGAATCAATGTCCACACCCGATCctcaattattatcatttttcaaatcgtttgataattttattaaacaatttgTAAATGTTTGGTACGATTCCATGTTTTATCATATCTTCCCCTATTTCAACCTGGCTAAATTATATCAATCTGCTTTATTCATCTATTGGTACCATTGTTgttatttattagaaacCACTTCCTCACAGATCAAAACTACTTTTGATGTATTACACAAGATTTTAatcattttaaaatcaaagacaaataaaaattcagatACAAATTTACCACTTTTCATAGAAGTCATTGATTATTTGTTgacaaataatttaatggATTCGAATTTACCACCTGCcacaaataaattcaatcaTATTTCATCTTTCGTCTCATTCATCATAACAATATCAAGTCACGAATTTATTTCTCAAATCCGTCTTGCATCTTCACTTGATATTAATCATCTTTTATATTCGCCTGATACTCCAATTGCTTCACCTTCTCCGTCATCCtcttcaaaatcaaaattacCACCTCCTCCACCGGTATCCAATACAATTCAAAGAGAtcgattattattacataaTGCAAACTTGTTAGCATCGTTGAGTAATACCTCTTTATTACCAAACAATCATCCTCAGAATAACGCCATGTCTAATGAAGAGATTACATTCTCtaacattttaaataataatacgtattataataatgccaattattataattcgTTTGTTAATTCGTTTGTCAATCCTTTTACAAATTCTCCACAACAATCAGATTTTGCAAATCaagatttttataattatttggatCAATCAATGACAGGTGGTCAAATGCCTCCCTGGTTCCCAATTTTAGATCAAAACATGGAAGATccgaataataataataataataacaacaacacCAACACCAatttatgaatatttaaacatatatatagatacaTAGATACATTAGACAATTATATAGCAATATCTCGAAACCCGTTAGTTTAATCAAACATCCTTCTGTTTGAAAAGACGATTGTAtagtaatttttcattggGTCTATTGGCCCGTTTTTCATATAGCCAATATGAAACGATCCCAATATTAACTGCTAAAAAAGGATCAAGAAttctaaatcaaaaaaagtttaagTTAGTACAAGCTCATAATCCCattcatattcatttaaCTTACCttccaaataaaaatggtgCACTTTTCATCCCttaataattgatgaatttccctctttttttttttttgctttaaGCTTTGGAATTTTTCCAATCTCGCCTAAATATACTAAAGGCGAAATGGAAAATGAAAAgtgattaaaaaaaataacatttATTACGCGACaatgtttgttttttttttcactcaCCATATGCAAAACTTGACAAGAAAATATGTCTGAACAAACTgttgaatataattttaaaacttcCTCCATTGAGAATCCCACTGAAATTGCTCACTTGGTTCCCTGTATAATCCATTTCAATGGGCAATcagatgaaattaaaactaatttaaaattcgaccaagaagaagaaaagaatcATACAAACAAATTTGTCACTTATTTTAGAGGTAGAAAATTAATAGGCCAAGATgttttaaaacttttaaatgaaaataacaAAGTGAAAGCCTTTGTTATGGAAGATACAACAAACATTCAAAACAACAAGCAATTCCACGTAGTTTCCACCCTCGATAAAGTTATCAACTATGAAAGAGAAGGCAATGAGGATCGTCTAGATATGGAAATGTCTAAACTTCGAGAATTCATCGATGTGACCAACTTGATTCATTCttaaattgattttaataacGTCAACTAATATCACTATGGCAATAAAGCATcatttttctatatttttccGAAATTTCGGTTGATCGGCCACCAGGAATTTTACTTAAACAATGGTAgtcaaaatttattttccgGTAAAGTCATGGATTATGCTTagaggaaaaaaaatgattaaaTGATTTTCCTCAaggtattttttttttttttttttgtatagtctttctttgaatttatatttaatacaCAAGAACAAAacacaaatattttgatattcaTTTCGAATAAGAAGAACAACTATTTGTACTGTGaatctatatttttttttaattgtttgaaacttttttttaaaaaactaaaaagaTACCGCATAGAATATAAGGGATACACCGGATTGTAAATCCCCCTTTGAAAGTGAATATCTTAAGCACCGTAAAttacttattttatttaaaaatacgTTAACCTAAATTATTCAACAATGAGTCAAATAGCAAATCATTTAAGAGATAGCTATATGGAACATCATCAGATTCACAACAACAACCATATCTCTGGAGGAGATTCGTTTGATTtggaagaaaatgaaaaggAAAACACAATTACATATTCTTCAAGAGTCCCACCTCCAGAGACTCATGTGATGAAATCcaaaattaatcaaaataaaacaagaaTACTTAAATCGTCAATCAATTCGATCTTAGCTCAAAAAGGGGAAAAggcaaaaatattattaaagactCCATCGATAGAAAATGAGACTCAACCTAGAGGAGAGGAGAAAAGGGCACCTCACTCTGGGGAGCaagagaaaaaagaaaatgctGGTAATGGAACTTCTTCTGGTGCTGCCGCTGCTGCTGCCACCACTACTACTGCTGCCGCTGCTTCTGCGCCTTCTAATAAActtattaatgatttacaaaataatggtAGAAACTCAATGAACAAATTacaatttcttttctatCAAATGGTCTTGATAGTTTGTTTCATCTATTACGGTACATTTAGGTATTTCCAATTCAATTTCAACACgacaaaattgaaattattgtCGATTGTCTATAACCCATCACATACCCCACAATTGATTAGACAAGACGTTAATAAACTTTCCAAAATCCCCAAGAGATTGGCGGCTATCTTAGAGATGAAATCTATCGGCGATATCGATGGCGGGATTAATGGGTTACTTAACGACGGCAGTGAGGTGGTTTGTTGGACCATCTCTGCTGGGATCAAACATTTGATTTTGTACGATTACGATGGGGTCTTAAAGAAAAACATCAATCTATTCAGACAAGAGATTCACAACAACTTGACCAACTATTATGGACCAAAGGATCTACCCAAGTATTGTATCAAAATACCACacttaaataaattgtaCTATAATAATGTCACAGATGATGAAGGGTTAAAAGACGAAgaggaaaataaaaaagtgtCCATTGAAATCACTTTACTATCTGTAAGAGATGGTAGAGAAACAATAGTGGATTTAACAAAGACTATGaatgaattatatttgCACAAGAAATTGCAAGAAAAGGAAATCACCATGGACTTAATTAATAACGAACTGATTCAATTGGTGGGTCATGAACCAGACCTTTTGCTATATTTCGGGCCATCCTTGGATTTACAAGGTTTCCCACCTTGGCATATCAGATTGACTGAATTCTATTGGGAAACAGATAATAACGAGGTCTCGTATCTTGTTTTCATACGAGGATTGAAAGAGTATTCTAATTGTAAGATAAACTTGGGCAAATAAAATGCCATTATATCCTACCTATTTCATTCCCTCCCCTCCCCTCCCCTCCCTCCCCCTTGCATAATCTAGCTATCCATTATTACACTTTATCCCAATACATGTAACTAACATTGCTAAGTATCCCatacataaatatatacattcAATACACTTTATTTGCATTAACAAGACGTAAGATTAttatacatatacatatatatatatatatatatatatatattaatttctacTACTACGTTACCCGCTGGTTCCAAATCACGTCGCACGACATTCCGGGTAACGTCGCCTCTGTTTTCCAGCGACGCGGTTTCTTTTCACTCCCACTGTTCCAAGAACTCTCAAAGCACACACAAGCTGTTTCCAAAGACGACTAtcaaacaacaacaaacaATAATCAACAATACTCATACTACTCTGGGCGtaatattgtattataGGTACTAGATAAGAATATACACAAGGTACAAGAGGTTCAATTAGAAGGTTTGGTTTGGTGTAACCATctacattttattttcaaaaaataataagaaaaacagCGTAGAATCCCAATTGCAATCTTCGTTTGGTTGTTTGTTTCCATCATTTTTGAACTAAAACAAGGTTAATTATACCAAGTGGTATGTATTATGATTGCTTATCTTCATGGCaagataattttcatttgatttttctctttttttttattttgatttgtttttattttatttattcatcGATCCCTCTATCCGAAgtgatttttatttttaatgagTTTTAATTACTTAATcacttttaattttttcaccTTTATATGATTGATACTCTTTCTGAAAATGCTGATGTTACTGTTGTGTTTAcactattttatttttgtttttcccTCAAGATTCAAGATGGATATATTTTGACTGTGGGTCAATGTCTTtgttttactattttttttggttgtTTCTTCTCGACAATACTACTTATTACCTACTCTGATCGCACTGCCTTATTCAATATCTCATAATTTGCTTGAGAATGTCAGAATACTCCCCTCTTGATCactgaaatttttcattatataggtgaaatatcatttttcaCTAATATAAGGACACTTCAACTACTTTTTTCGGgcaaaaattgaaaatgtgaaaattaaaaaaaaaaaaaatagatgataaaaaagaaatcagatcgatttttctttttattccgttttagaatataaatatttgttagttgttttttttttcaaaggggacctatataaaaagaatattaagaatttaatattaaaaacaaatttaaaaaaaaaataaaataaaataaatcaaatcaagCCAAGACACACTGAACCAATTTTACTAACAATTCATAAGAAGTTGAACTTCTAATTggagaaaataaatttttatacccagaacaagaaatttaaaGTACAATAAATTGGATTAAAAACTGtattaacaaataaaaatgggTTTATATGCTTCGAAGTTATTTGGTAACCTCTTTGGTAACAAGGAAATGCGTATCTTGATGGTTGGTCTTGATGGTGCTGGTAAAACTACTGTTTTATATAAACTAAAGTTGGGTGAAGTTATCACAACAATTCCAACCATTGGTTTTAATGTCGAAACTGTTCAATATAagaatatttcatttaCTGTTTGGGATGTCGGTGGACAAGACAGAATCAGATCTTTGTGGAGACATTATTATAGAAACACCGAAGGTGTTATCTTCGTTGTCGATTCCAACGATAGATCTCGTATTGGTGAAGCCAGAGAAGTCATGCAAAGAATGttaaatgaagatgaattaagAAACGCTGTTTGGTTAGTTTTTGCTAACAAACAAGATTTACCAGAAGCCATGTCAGCTGCTGAAATCACCGAAAAATTAGGTTTGCATTCTATTAGAAACCGTCCATGGTTCATTCAATCTACTTGTGCCACTTCAGGTGAAGGTTTATACGAAGGTTTAGAATGGTTAAGTACTAACTTGAAAAATCAATCATAGACttgatttgatttaaattgaacttgcttttttttaatttcaattgaatttgatccatgatataatataataaaataacataaaaaaaagtttaaataaaaataaaatttacatTTCATTTGCtcatttcatttaaaaagaCAAACATTCTGAaatcctttttttttttttaaaaaaaaaatttactctttaaaaaaaataaaaaaaattagccTCATCctcaaaataaatatatatatatattattattactaccATAATACATGAATTGATGAatcataaattttaaataaaaagaaaaaaaatattattatcaaaaaatgaAGTAAAGAAAtctgttttatttaattttcatttttttccatccttattttttattttattttattttatttctttataattcttcaatttcatgtatttcattattttatttatctatatatttatatatatatgtatatgtatTCATACttatatctatataaaCATTACCTCTTTATTTGTTGTTTATTGGACTGtatctttaattgaatttgtttattgatatatacaatgtttcattataaatgaaataaatctTGTTTGTAATAGTTTCTAAAGTTatgaaatgaaataaaagataaaaaataaaacagatTACAAGAAGAGAAAATATactataatattataaaagtgagaataataatgatgataataataatgataatagtaaaaataaaaaaaaataaatttaaggcgttagaattagaattaaaaaatgagTTTCGTATTGATGTGtagaaaattttgaatgggtaattttttcttttatttattttccattGCATATTAAATTGCACAGTGTATTGCATATTGGATTGCAGTTTGCAATTTGCATAtgttgattattttttttttgatttatatttttttgaagtttTTTAGTTcgttttttattattgttatttattaaataaaatttttttgacaTTAATGTAAGAGAAAAGGATGATATTTAATTTCcaagaattgaataaaaaaatttttaaataatgaaatatttaattaaacaaTTGTTGCATACCGATTCCTTCTTATTTATATGACTGTTGGTTATGACAATATgatttgctttttttttgttttgttttgttatATTGAGAGAGGTGAGAAAGATTATAAGAAATAATCTGGAGCCTTCCTTGTTACAATTGGTTCACCTGGTCTTACAGAAGGATCATATTGTAAGAATTGTCTATTATGATTTTCATCGACTTCCATAATGGCAGCTTGGTTCCCACATCtataacaataatttgGAGCACTAAATATTGTCACTACGTTTTGATCATGCGACCATGCATACCCTTCCATTACCAATTGATGGGCTCTTgcaattaaagataaatcaTTTGTATGATTAAATTGTTCACTAATATCTTGACCAAATGTAAAACCTGCACCTCTTGGACTTATACCCCATCCGCCTCTATCATCAGGATCAGACCATAATAAGTCACACATTGGACCTTCGTGTGGTACTTCTtgaattctatttaaatCTCTGACTTGATCTACAGTTTCAATCATCGGTGACAGACCACCGTGTAAACAGAATATCTTATTATCTACCAAGGCAGTAATTGGGAAATAATCGAAAAGATCAGTAAACATCTTCCAAACATTAGCACTACCATATTTCCTTAAACATTCATCATAAAACCCATAAACTTGTGTAATTTGTCTTGATTCATGATTACCTCTTAATATTGTAATTCTATTTGGATATCTTACTTTCATACAGACTAATAAAGACACCGTTTCTACTGAATAATAACCTCTATCCACATAATCACCCATGAATAGATAATTTGTATCAGGGCAAGGGCCAcctattttaaataattcaatcaaATCATGGAATTGACCATGAACATCACCACAAATAGTTACAGGAACATTTACTGGTTGGACATTTTCTTCAAACTGTACTACATCCACCGCCATTTTACAAAGTCTTTCCACATCATCTTCTGAAAGGATTTCACATTTGGTTAGTTTTTCTATCCAAGTATCcaattgatttatatttgaattatttaaaaccaTGGGTGTTGTTGACTTGTTATCTGCTATCCCAGAAGATCCTGGTTTGAAATCATCACTATAATCGTTTGAGTTTGTAGCTAAAGTGATCGGGTTATTTTgtatatcatcatcattattattattattatcattagagGTATTCTGATTATTCATCCCTGAATCCAAGGTGGGAGTTAATTGATCATCATTTGCGTCTTGCATGGGTACATCCATATCAGCATCCATATCCATTATCGAttatgaagaaaaatatatatatgtgtatatatatggataacttttttatttgatatttgacttttttttaaattatcaatttgattgattatgttcttatttttctctttttaacaattttagcttattattaaaaatagcaaattcgatattgaaaaaaaaaaaaataatagaaaaaaagaaataatatgaaaaatcaaaaaaatgaaaaagtaatgaaatttgaaaaaaaataaaaagagaaaattaATAAGGGGATAGGATATACGATGTTTAAAGTAAGtagatgaaaaaaaaaatacgtatatatatataaagataatGAGAGAGAGatggaaaatttttttaatagcACAATTGAATTCCAAATAGATGAAAGGTTATAGTATTGATTAGAATATGGCTAGTGTTGTTGGAATAGTATATTTTAGGTTGGTTTTTTGACTACTTTGTATAAGTTTATGGGTGTATAAGAATGTGTGTTTTTACTCGTTGACTAATCATACATACATACTAATTGAAAGGTTATTTGTTCtagtttctttattttcttttcgaTATGGAAGGAAataagaaaatgaaaaaaaaaaaaaaaaagggtaACAATGAAAAGTTAAAGGGTACGAAGAAAAATCATTGGATGTTGAAGGTAAAGAAATTATGAACGTGGAGGATGTCatgtaaagaaaaaaaaaatacttcaCAAGTCAATAGGGCAAGGCTAAGATGGAAGCTGTGATGTATATAATAgtagaatatttaatgtGGAATAGTCCagtaatattatcattaatattcgGGATTGTCTTGTGAATGCGTAATGGTACATCtattaatcaaaaatatacaagTCCTTATAAATGACAGCGTACTCTTCTCGCAGTAGCAATGTCAGTTGAATATCAAAGTTAAATACATACACTTACAGAAAGTTATGTTTCACGTTGTATGTTACATAGCACGTGATCAGTGTCACCAATAAATGCCCAAAACGTCTACATGATCAaatatcttcaaaataataaaaaaactcTTGCAAATAAAATCATAAATTGTTAAACTATACAGGAAATCATATATATTCCATACAAAGTATAAAGCATCGTATAACAGTCTTTGAGtcttaaacaaaaaaaaaagaattgggATGGATACTAGACCTCAACAAGCTCGATTAAACTAGTTTGCTTATTTGGATCTAGCTCTGACCTTCCGTCTCTTTCTCTTTAGTCTTCTGACTCTCTTCTTTCTCCATTTGGCACGCATTTTGTGGCAGATGAAACTTGGcttcttctttttaaagGGTCAAAGAGAATCAATCGATGATCAAATCTCATTCCAACACGTTCTATTTATACTCCACCGAGAATCTTTTTGGCCGAGATTTCCTTCCTTTAGGAGACGAAATTTTTCACATTGGAAATTGATAGTTAAATTTGAggaaaattagaaaaataaaattaggTCTAAATGACGTCACGTGATGCAATCCTGTAATATTGTGAATGGAAACTTTTGAACTACTTTAATTGTGTAC
This genomic stretch from Henningerozyma blattae CBS 6284 chromosome 1, complete genome harbors:
- the TBLA0A05860 gene encoding Zn(II)2Cys6 transcription factor domain-containing protein, encoding MSRSAPHATAAHAPHVSTNSSEQPAQSGPPDPANWESRRDQVCDRCRKLKKKCYGLGRQCNNCQLSNNPCTTMATLKRRRKPKLTRLNPVEVENIRLRLQIQELQAKLARLTARDAQPGVQDDLSNGTNNNNNNNNNNNNGLIVVDASCDASNHVKLEESPNPISNASPSANPNTSLNPSAHKKPPHIHTLDAHLKSEIFKLLHNTKQNIILCLSTFISQLNSIFPILDDEKIFKDHVYPFISILNSIDSDDTKIEQLFKDPASMPYIIQLYLIVLLQRDEISPSSAQDEDTSTDTSASSSNDAQENPNDLYQQISLYFVWNFHSLNTREALKCILLSHVYAQQNDDQPLLLVLNGLMGSFFTFLKPKTIKISHSQDYNLFLTCFAFDFFANDPLHDLNLDLNKINGMFLRTHRAPDESDTDTVLSHLFNSSPLFRIIQIKFNIFKNKLTLLSGLNELLRIKSLYNLTDHESDYKDVYYKLYYLDTLITLQRLLIIHWNYTPSKESMSTPDPQLLSFFKSFDNFIKQFVNVWYDSMFYHIFPYFNLAKLYQSALFIYWYHCCYLLETTSSQIKTTFDVLHKILIILKSKTNKNSDTNLPLFIEVIDYLLTNNLMDSNLPPATNKFNHISSFVSFIITISSHEFISQIRLASSLDINHLLYSPDTPIASPSPSSSSKSKLPPPPPVSNTIQRDRLLLHNANLLASLSNTSLLPNNHPQNNAMSNEEITFSNILNNNTYYNNANYYNSFVNSFVNPFTNSPQQSDFANQDFYNYLDQSMTGGQMPPWFPILDQNMEDPNNNNNNNNNTNTNL
- the NCE101 gene encoding Nce101p (similar to Saccharomyces cerevisiae NCE101 (YJL205C); ancestral locus Anc_1.129); translation: MKSAPFLFGRILDPFLAVNIGIVSYWLYEKRANRPNEKLLYNRLFKQKDV
- the TBLA0A05880 gene encoding ribonuclease H2 subunit C family protein (similar to Saccharomyces cerevisiae RNH203 (YLR154C); ancestral locus Anc_1.130) codes for the protein MSEQTVEYNFKTSSIENPTEIAHLVPCIIHFNGQSDEIKTNLKFDQEEEKNHTNKFVTYFRGRKLIGQDVLKLLNENNKVKAFVMEDTTNIQNNKQFHVVSTLDKVINYEREGNEDRLDMEMSKLREFIDVTNLIHS
- the TBLA0A05890 gene encoding uncharacterized protein (similar to Saccharomyces cerevisiae NUS1 (YDL193W); ancestral locus Anc_7.308), with product MSQIANHLRDSYMEHHQIHNNNHISGGDSFDLEENEKENTITYSSRVPPPETHVMKSKINQNKTRILKSSINSILAQKGEKAKILLKTPSIENETQPRGEEKRAPHSGEQEKKENAGNGTSSGAAAAAATTTTAAAASAPSNKLINDLQNNGRNSMNKLQFLFYQMVLIVCFIYYGTFRYFQFNFNTTKLKLLSIVYNPSHTPQLIRQDVNKLSKIPKRLAAILEMKSIGDIDGGINGLLNDGSEVVCWTISAGIKHLILYDYDGVLKKNINLFRQEIHNNLTNYYGPKDLPKYCIKIPHLNKLYYNNVTDDEGLKDEEENKKVSIEITLLSVRDGRETIVDLTKTMNELYLHKKLQEKEITMDLINNELIQLVGHEPDLLLYFGPSLDLQGFPPWHIRLTEFYWETDNNEVSYLVFIRGLKEYSNCKINLGK
- the TBLA0A05900 gene encoding uncharacterized protein (similar to Saccharomyces cerevisiae ARF2 (YDL137W) and ARF1 (YDL192W); ancestral locus Anc_7.307), yielding MGLYASKLFGNLFGNKEMRILMVGLDGAGKTTVLYKLKLGEVITTIPTIGFNVETVQYKNISFTVWDVGGQDRIRSLWRHYYRNTEGVIFVVDSNDRSRIGEAREVMQRMLNEDELRNAVWLVFANKQDLPEAMSAAEITEKLGLHSIRNRPWFIQSTCATSGEGLYEGLEWLSTNLKNQS
- the TBLA0A05910 gene encoding serine/threonine-protein phosphatase (similar to Saccharomyces cerevisiae PPH22 (YDL188C) and PPH21 (YDL134C); ancestral locus Anc_7.302), with amino-acid sequence MDMDADMDVPMQDANDDQLTPTLDSGMNNQNTSNDNNNNNDDDIQNNPITLATNSNDYSDDFKPGSSGIADNKSTTPMVLNNSNINQLDTWIEKLTKCEILSEDDVERLCKMAVDVVQFEENVQPVNVPVTICGDVHGQFHDLIELFKIGGPCPDTNYLFMGDYVDRGYYSVETVSLLVCMKVRYPNRITILRGNHESRQITQVYGFYDECLRKYGSANVWKMFTDLFDYFPITALVDNKIFCLHGGLSPMIETVDQVRDLNRIQEVPHEGPMCDLLWSDPDDRGGWGISPRGAGFTFGQDISEQFNHTNDLSLIARAHQLVMEGYAWSHDQNVVTIFSAPNYCYRCGNQAAIMEVDENHNRQFLQYDPSVRPGEPIVTRKAPDYFL